The DNA sequence CATGAAGAAGCAGTTATGCACTTCCGCATTACTTGGTAATAtttggttgttgttattgctcCCCTTCGCTTTCATTTATCACCAATGACCACAGGCTGTTCACTGTAGAGTTGCTTCTCAGGTACATACCTACAGGTCACGTAGGAGTGATGAAATGAGAAGGGTACCATCGCACAGAGCCTCTAGATGCTGAGCCTGTTCCCTAAGTTGCACCAGTGCCAACATTGTGTCCACTCCACGTGCGGGGGGTACATTGTTTTCATCTCGCTGGTTTCTGGAAGTTTCCCGACTGAGTTTGCCCTCCAAATCACTTAAGTTTCGCTGTACAGACTCAAGGAGGGCAACCTTGTAATCAGCCATAGAATCAGAGTGATGTACTGTACTGTTGCTTGGCAACGGTGCGATATCAATGCCGTTTAGGCAAAAAAGTTGATAAGCatccacctccacctccaccttcACCTCGCGAAGCACACCTTGCTTGGGGACCGAACACGCACGCAGAAGCCGTGCTTCTTCCTGCATCCCACTCTTCTTGTCAgtctttttggtttttttgttctttctggAAAAGTCGAGAAATGCATCCGTCGGCACGAACGCACGAAGGTACAACTTACCCATTAGGCCGGTACGGAAGGGGTCGTAGACAAGAAGCACACTTGGGTGACCGTCAATTGCCAAGTTCGCCAACCGATCAGCTGTCACAACCGAGTAGGGATCATTCACACAAGCACTGGAAACAATGAAGTAACCTACGCTATAACTGTCTAGGCACTCCTTACGCAGCATCTCCTTTACTTTCTCGTAcatcttctgctgctgtttacTCTCGGCCGTGTCATCCCGCTCATCCTCTGCGTCACCAGAAGCTCCCAGGCTGGGAAGAACACTCGTGATGAGAATCGTATCCCCTTGTTGAACTCCACAAAGACGTCCGCCGACGGCACTGTGGCACGTGGCATCCTGCGAGAAGCTGCCGAGATGTGTGAGGGCGGGAAATGATATGCGAACTTTCTTCGCTGGCGGCAGTTCCACGTGAGAATCACTATCCTTCGCGAATATCGATTCGCCAGTGGGGGCGTCGTCGGAAACGACCTGAACCTGCGGAAAACCGTGAAACATTTTCGAGCAAGCGGCTCAAACGTGAAGCGATGGACCCTATCGGTGCTTATTTTAATACCTTAAAACCTGGAAGCCAATGAAGCAGTTTGTGTCCACATGGGGCGACGGCAGATAATAGCAACATTGAAATTGACAAGAAGAATAGGATGAAAGGAAATTTGTAACAATGAGCAAGACAGAAGAGAAGCTGCGGCATGCACAACTACGACGGTGGACCCATACACCAGCACACGAATCTCTGATAAATCTTGATCAATTTATAATACTCCGTAAACATTTTCCGCTCCCGAAGCTTCCCGGAGGTTTCGATAATGGCATACCTTAACGTGTCCTGTGCCCTTTCCTTCACCCCTCCGGAGggtaagaaaataaagcatCAAACACCAACCATCAAACCTAAAAAGAATAGTAAAATGATGACAAGAGGGGGGATAGTGTTAGGACATTTAAGATTTACACAAGAAGATGAAAACGCTGGTTGCTgtgaacagaaaaaaaacagaaaacgtATAAAATGGGACGAGTGAGCGGAAGCTAAAACAGTCGCTACGCAGCCCCTTCAATTTAAAAAGAGGAGTACGCAGAAGAATATGTAAGTGCGAAGCCCATTAGGAGCGTATGATACATAACATATTATGTatgcaaaaagtaaaatagcGAAAAAtaacttcttttctcctaaaaaagggaaaaagaaagccaatgaaaagagagaagagaaaaatgaacggTGTCGTACACATTTTttgtatcattttctttttgatattCTCTGTTGCCCCTCCTCGATGTCACGCGGAGCAAAGGGCCCACCATTCTTATGCATCCTCAGCCATCCACTCCAGTCCCTCACATCAACTGTCATACCACCGCAAAACAGGGACGAAACGCTTCAAATAAAAGATCTGAGAAATAACGAAATGGGGGGGGTGGAAATGATGCGGTAGGGCAGCAACGGTGGTGTTACCAAAAAATGACCGTGTGGAAGGAATCCACGCCAAGCTTCCGCACCGCAATTTATTATTAGAAAGAAcgcaaaataacaataaaagagcTTACGAACGGGACTGGAGAACTCTTCATCCGATCCAAACAAATCATTTAGGAGGAAAAAGTTATTAAAAGATGAGGGGTAAGGTCAGGGTATAAAAGACAAACATTCATACCATCCTTAATGTGTCATAAAGTTGTCGGGTGGAGCCCCGTTTCATATCGCGATCCGTCCATGCGCGGCGGAATGCATTAACAACACGAGGTTTCTTCACATGCTCTGCCTGAAGTCTACGCCACCGCGACTGCGCACGCAACCGACCCGCAAGAAGCGAAGAGGCGTCACTTGTCCCGTCCGTCTCCCGCTGCCTCTGCTCCGCAGCCACCGAAACATCTTTGATGAGGCGAGAGGCACTACCGTCGACATTTCTACTATCTGGTATCAGTGCAAACACAGGTTCCCTGATGCTCACCACCCGGCTCAAAATACCCACAACAAGTGAAATGGCAGCAATACCGATACTTACACCCCATTGCTTGATCGAAAGGGGACGGACACCCATAAAGTCGTTAAAGGTGCAGATGGCCAACACTTGAAACGCAATGCACGAACCGacgacaacaataaaaaataccGACCGACCCATCCCTTCAAACACATTAAGTTCTCGGTACAATTTGCGACAATTTAACATGTGGAATATAGtgccgaaaacaaaaacgttgAATAGAAATGTTCGGTGCAAATGCTTGCCATTCTCATCCTCCCCAAAATACTTTCCACCAAACGTGagcacagaaaagaaagcagttAGCTGAACTGTGGCAACGGAAAAAATTGTGAACCACATTCGACGTGAGACAAGGGGAGCTCGGGGGGAAGACGGACCACGATTTAAGCAATCCTCTGTCGGTTGCTCCGTTGCGAGAGCAGGGGCCGCAAGTGTGTCCATAAGAAGATTTACCCATAACAGCTGTACAGTCGTTAACGGTGAAGACTTACCCTCCCTCACGAGGGTACCTACGACGGTTAATGAAAAACACACCAAATTCACCGTGAACTGTaactgcaggaacttgcggATGTTGTCATTCACAGTCCGCCCCCAAACAACGGCACGCTGGACGGAACGGAAGTTGTCGTCTAAAAGCACAATATCACCGGACTTCACCGCTATATCCGTGCCACTGCGCATCACAAAACCCACATTTGCAAGACGCAGCGCAGGGGCGTCATTTGTCCCATCACCAGTCACAGCAACGACCTCACCACGGAGCATCAGCATCAGTACGAGCAGTTGCTTGTCCAGAGGCTGCGAACgccccatcaccatcatccgGTCAAGAACAGGCCAGAACTTCTCCATGTTCGCCTCGTCACCATAAGTGTCATACACAAGGTTGCGGAAGTCCTTCCCAGTGAGCGCAAGATCACCACGCAGTCGATTGTAAATTCCACATTGCCGAGAAATTGCAACGGCTGTGTCGAGATTGTCACCCGTACACATCCTCACTGTCACTCCCGCACGCTGGCACATTCGCACAGCATCCACAACCTCTGGACGAAGCGGGTCCTGGATGCCTAATAGTGCAAGCCACACAAATGGTCCCTCGGGTTCCTCCTCGGGAACCGCACCGTCCGTACCGATACGCCCGTATGCCACGCCGATTGTGCGATTTGCGTCCCCCGCTATTGACCGTATCTGCTCAGTGATCATCTCAGTTACCTCCTCCGTCAGCGGCTCCTCACGACCCTCTGACGACAAGTATCGGTTGCACATGCCAAGCACACGATCAGAGCCCCCTTTCACGTACTGCATCACAACTCCATCCGCACCTGCAACCACAGCAGTCATAAACTTCCGTTCGCTcgtaaaaggaaagatggcAAAGCCACGGCTGCAGTTTGTCATGCGTAACTTCTGGTGTGGAAGCTCCTTGTCATTACAACTACCCGGTACCGATATCAACACGCGATCCACAAAATCCAATATCGCTTGGTCAGTTTTGTTGCCCTTGTCGGTACGCCACGTCCATCGAGACAGTAAGTCAGACTCAGCTCCCACATTACCTGGTAAAAGCTCCTTCTCACTCGAACTATTCAGTGCAAGACCAAGCATTAGTAACGACTGTGCATCACTAGACACACCCTCCAGATTAACCGTGGACGAGGGATCTCCGGGATTCGAGACACGGAACCGCCGCATCCCAATGTAACCTTGTACCACAGTCATACGATTCTGAGTCAGCGTCCCAGTTTTATCACTGCAAATCTGTGTTGCATTGCCCATTGTCtcacaagcacacaaacgCCTCACCTGATTATTGTCCTTCTGCATCTGGCTCTGTGAGTACGCAAGAGCAATCGTCACCACCAATGGCAAGCCCTCTGGCActgcaataacaacaatcgTCACACAAAGTAGGAGAAAGTTCAGGAACTTCTTCGGGTaaaattgttgtttgtttgtagcAATTCGCTCAATTTCGATGATACAAAGTactatgaaaaaaagaacggcGGATATAATTGCAACTCGAGCGATGAAGCTAACTAAGTTTTGCGACCGCTCCTGCAAGGGAGTCGCCCTCGGTTCACCGTCGAGACGAGATTCCATTAGCAGCTTTCCACCAAAAGAAGACTCACCGACGGCGCACGCAAGAATGTAAGCATCCTCAGCCGTACTCACAACAGTCCCAGAAAGTAAGATTGGATGTTCGgcgcctttctttttcagatCATTCTCGCCAGTCACACTCGactcatcaacaacaacactcaaACCACGTACGTATAAACCATCTACAGGGATAACAAGACCCGGTGACAAGGACACAAGATCACCCACAACAATTTCTGTCACATCCACCGTAACCTTGTGACCATCACGAATGACGGAGATTGGCTGAGCAGAGTTCTCCTCCACAAGAGCACGGAATTTCAACTCCTTGCGGTAATCCTGAATAGACGATGCTGAGGTTACTGCAATCACGGCCATAAGAATGGCGGTGCCCTCTATCCAACCTGTCTTATAGTCAACCTTCTCGTGTCCGGGTTCCGGCACAGTTAACCCGAGGATAAGCGACACACATGCGGCAAGGGTCAAAAGTATGATCATGCGGTCACTCCATGCAGTTTTAAAAATCTTCCAGAATGTCAGCGGAGCCTCCTCAGGAAGCTCATTCCTCCCATACACAGCACGCCGATTCTCTACAGAAAAAGAGTCGATGCCATCTGTTATACTCGTGCCAAGTCGTTCGGCAATACCCTCAACGCCGCCAAGTTCCTCGTATAGGGGCTTAGCGTCACCGACGCAACTGAACAAGGTGTGAAGCTCTCCCTTAATCCCTATGCCGATACGATCTTCGAGCTCCACCTCCACTGCAACGGACCCATCACTTCTGGTAAGGCCAGTGGATAAAAACGCTTGCTTCTCTCGACCGCGGCCGGCAAGTGTACCGTAGTTCGAAGTGTCTTTTGGGGAAATCATCACTCCCTCAAAACTTTCCCTCCCACTCGGTCACACTTCGCGCAACCAAACGTTACTTTATCCTGTACTCGCTTTGGGCCACTCAACAACAATCCAGAAATATCACCTACCTGTATCGCAAATGACACCTAACGTTATTCTCATTATTTTTCAAAACTGCATTTGATATAATTGTTACAAGTcaatgaagggaaagaaagagacagGGAAAGGGAGTGACAGAAGTGTTCCTAAGTGGTTAATTGAACATGACTTTTGAGTCAcgtaaggaaagaaaggtgaaCACAAAAGCATCCACTggtcttccccctccctttctaCACCTAATATTCCCTAATCGGCCTCTTCCGTTAATATTACCTGCGCGTCACCGAAAGTACAGAAGGGTGAAGTGGGGCCCCTTGCACAGACGTATGCGAACTGCCGGTTCACAGGCACACCATGAAACCATTAACCTTATCCTGTTTCTTACTTCACACAACAATTTCTCTTACGCTTACTTTCAGTCCGGCTGCTTCATCCTCATGAAGAAGCAGTTATGCACTTCCGCATTACTTGGTAATAtttggttgttgttattgctcCCCTTCGCTTTCATTTATCACCAATGACCACAGGCTGTTCACTGTAGAGTTGCTTCTCAGGTACATACCTACAGGTCACGTAGGAGTGATGAAATGAGAAGGGTACCATCGCACAGAGCCTCTAGATGCTGAGCCTGTTCCCTAAGTTGCACCAGTGCCAACATTGTGTCCACTCCACGTGCGGGGGGTACATTGTTTTCATCTCGCTGGTTTCTGGAAGTTTCCCGACTGAGTTTGCCCTCCAAATCACTTAAGTTTCGCTGTACAGACTCAAGGAGGGCAACCTTGTAATCAGCCATAGAATCAGAGTGATGTACTGTACTGTTGCTTGGCAACGGTGCGATATCAATGCCGTTTAGGCAAAAAAGTTGATAAGCatccacctccacctccaccttcACCTCGCGAAGCACACCTTGCTTGGGGACCGAACACGCACGCAGAAGCCGTGCTTCTTCCTGCATCCCACTCTTCTTGTCAgtctttttggtttttttgttctttctggAAAAGTCGAGAAATGCATCCGTCGGCACGAACGCACGAAGGTACAACTTACCCATTAGGCCGGTACGGAAGGGGTCGTAGACAAGAAGCACACTTGGGTGACCGTCAATTGCCAAGTTCGCCAACCGATCAGCTGTCACAACCGAGTAGGGATCATTCACACAAGCACTGGAAACAATGAAGTAACCTACGCTATAACTGTCTAGGCACTCCTTACGCAGCATCTCCTTTACTTTCTCGTAcatcttctgctgctgtttacTCTCGGCCGTGTCATCCCGCTCATCCTCTGCGTCACCAGAAGCTCCCAGGCTGGGAAGAACACTCGTGATGAGAATCGTATCCCCTTGTTGAACTCCACAAAGACGTCCGCCGACGGCACTGTGGCACGTGGCATCCTGCGAGAAGCTGCCGAGATGTGTGAGGGCGGGAAATGATATGCGAACTTTCTTCGCTGGCGGCAGTTCCACGTGAGAATCACTATCCTTCGCGAATATCGATTCGCCAGTGGGGGCGTCGTCGGAAACGACCTGAACCTGCGGAAAACCGTGAAACATTTTCGAGCAAGCGGCTCAAACGTGAAGCGATGGACCCTATCGGTGCTTCTCTCAACATACGCACCTAAAACCCGGAAGCCAATGAAGCAGTTTGTGTCCACATGGGGCGACGGCAGATAATAGCAACATTGAAATTGACAAGAAGAATAGGATGAAAGGAAATTTGTAACAATGAGCAAGACAGAAGAGAAGCTGCGGCATGCACAACTACGACGGTGGACCCATACACCAGCACACGAATCTCTGATAAATCTTGATCAATTTATCATACTCCGTAAACATTTTCCGCTCCCGAAGCTTCCCGGAGGT is a window from the Trypanosoma brucei brucei TREU927 chromosome 8, complete sequence genome containing:
- a CDS encoding vacuolar-type Ca2+-ATPase 1, translating into MISPKDTSNYGTLAGRGREKQAFLSTGLTRSDGSVAVEVELEDRIGIGIKGELHTLFSCVGDAKPLYEELGGVEGIAERLGTSITDGIDSFSVENRRAVYGRNELPEEAPLTFWKIFKTAWSDRMIILLTLAACVSLILGLTVPEPGHEKVDYKTGWIEGTAILMAVIAVTSASSIQDYRKELKFRALVEENSAQPISVIRDGHKVTVDVTEIVVGDLVSLSPGLVIPVDGLYVRGLSVVVDESSVTGENDLKKKGAEHPILLSGTVVSTAEDAYILACAVGESSFGGKLLMESRLDGEPRATPLQERSQNLVSFIARVAIISAVLFFIVLCIIEIERIATNKQQFYPKKFLNFLLLCVTIVVIAVPEGLPLVVTIALAYSQSQMQKDNNQVRRLCACETMGNATQICSDKTGTLTQNRMTVVQGYIGMRRFRVSNPGDPSSTVNLEGVSSDAQSLLMLGLALNSSSEKELLPGNVGAESDLLSRWTWRTDKGNKTDQAILDFVDRVLISVPGSCNDKELPHQKLRMTNCSRGFAIFPFTSERKFMTAVVAGADGVVMQYVKGGSDRVLGMCNRYLSSEGREEPLTEEVTEMITEQIRSIAGDANRTIGVAYGRIGTDGAVPEEEPEGPFVWLALLGIQDPLRPEVVDAVRMCQRAGVTVRMCTGDNLDTAVAISRQCGIYNRLRGDLALTGKDFRNLVYDTYGDEANMEKFWPVLDRMMVMGRSQPLDKQLLVLMLMLRGEVVAVTGDGTNDAPALRLANVGFVMRSGTDIAVKSGDIVLLDDNFRSVQRAVVWGRTVNDNIRKFLQLQFTVNLVCFSLTVVGTLVREGKSSPLTTVQLLWVNLLMDTLAAPALATEQPTEDCLNRGPSSPRAPLVSRRMWFTIFSVATVQLTAFFSVLTFGGKYFGEDENGKHLHRTFLFNVFVFGTIFHMLNCRKLYRELNVFEGMGRSVFFIVVVGSCIAFQVLAICTFNDFMGVRPLSIKQWGVSIGIAAISLVVGILSRVVSIREPVFALIPDSRNVDGSASRLIKDVSVAAEQRQRETDGTSDASSLLAGRLRAQSRWRRLQAEHVKKPRVVNAFRRAWTDRDMKRGSTRQLYDTLRMV